The Panacibacter microcysteis DNA window AGTATTACTTTCAGCGAGTTGGGGTTGGATGTATCTGTTATCAGCAACTTTAATACTGCATCTGTATCATTTTCAATGGTGGCAATCTCCTCCTCTGTTAAGTAAGTAAAGATTTCAAGCAGCGGTTTCCAGGTAAGATTGTTGTTTACACCCTTATCCAGCGAAAGAATATAATTGGTATAAGTTACACGCAACAAACCATCTGCACGTTCCATGTAACGGTTGAGCCAGAATAATGAATCTGCAATACGACTTAGCATGTAGTAAATATGTAATGATGAAAATGATGGGCCAGCTTCACAGCGCGTTTTTGTTGTGAATGCCTGGCTGTGCTACCGTTGTTTGCGTACTGCCGTTTGAACAGTGCATTGTACCGTACAAACCTGTTACAGGCAACAACAGCAGCAATATATGTTAATCGATGATCCATGTGTCTTTACTGCCGCCACCCTGCGATGAATTTACCACCAGCGAGCCTTCTCGCAGGGCTACACGGGTAAGACCGCCTGGTACTATTTTTACACCACCGGGCCCGCAAAGTGCGTAAGGTCTTAAATCTACATGGCGCGGCCTGAATTTTCCGTCAATGAAACAGGGCACTGTTGATAACTGGATAATCGGCTGTGCAATAAAACTTCTGGTATCTGCTTCAATAACGGTTTTTGCTTTCTGCCATTCTTCTTCTTCAATCGAATGACCCATGATCATACCATAACCGCCGCTTTGGTTGGTACGTTTAATAACCATTTTACCGATGTTGTTAAATACATATTCCCGTTGTTCGTCATCGCTCAGCTGGTAAGTGGGAACATTGGGCAATATGGGTTCTTCATTTAAATAATATCTGATCATGGCGGGTACATAAGCGTACACGGCTTTATCGTCTGCAACGCCGTTGCCTACAGCATTTGCTATGGCCACGTTACCTTTTCGGTAAGCGTTCATAATGCCTGGCACACCCAGTACGCTGTCTTGCCTGAACATAAGCGGATCGAGAAATTCATCATCTATGCGTCGGTAAATAACATGTACCTGCTCGAGGCCGCTGGTTGTTTTCATGAACACTTTGTGGTTATCTACTACCAGGTCTCTGCCCTCTACAAGCGAAATACCCATTTGCCTTGCCAGGAAGGTATGTTCATAATAAGCTGAATTGTAAATACCCGGTGTTAGCAATACAACGGTAGGGTTAGAAATCTGCTGCGGCGCCATAGACAACAATATCTGGTGCAGCAAAACCGGGTAGTTGTTGATCATGCGTACTTTGTTAGACGCAATCATGTCCGGGAAAATACGTTTGGTCACTTCCCTGTTTTCGAGCATGTAACTTACGCCTGATGGCGTACGAAGATTATCTTCCAGTATGTAAAATGTGCCATCATCTCCGCGGATAAGATCAATACCGGAAATGTGAACATATATATCATGCGGTACTTTTATGCCATGCACCTCGCGCAGGTAATGCGGGCAGGATGCAATAAGCGCTGCAGGAATTACACCCTCTTTTACAATCTGCTGCTCACTGTAAATATCTTTCAGGAAAAGATTAAGTGCTTTCAGCCTTTGCTGTATACCTTTTTCAATGTGGTCCCACTCTTTGCCGGTTATAATGCGGGGAATAATATCAAACGGGAAGATCCTTTCGATGCCTGCATTATCGCTGTATACCGTGAATGTAATGCCCTGGTTCATGAACAGCTCACCTGCAAGCCTGTCTTTCAGGTGAAGATCATTCACCTGCAGGTTCTGCAGTGCACTAAACACTTTATTGTATGGTTCCCGCACTGCTTTCTTATGGCACATTTCATCCCATATTCCATCGGCGCAATTGTAATCCTGCAAAAAGTTTTCAATCATAAGCACTGTTTAAAAAGCAAAAGGGTTACACTCCATAAAACATGGCAGGCAACCCTTTACCTGCTCAATATAAGAATAAATGATAATAGTTTAATTTTTAGGTAACGCTGTGTATCTATTTTTTTTAGATACAATAATCGCGACGCAGTGAAAGTAACAGGCAGGTAAGGGAGGATCGCTGTAGTTCAGTAAAGTTTCTACAGTACAAGTGAGTGACACAACAGGTGCTGAACAAAGTGCTGCTGCCGGTAACCAAATATTATTTTATGATACCTGTACCAGCGCCTATTTGTGCTATATAAATTTTTAGTTCTTTGCGCATGGCTG harbors:
- a CDS encoding circularly permuted type 2 ATP-grasp protein — encoded protein: MIENFLQDYNCADGIWDEMCHKKAVREPYNKVFSALQNLQVNDLHLKDRLAGELFMNQGITFTVYSDNAGIERIFPFDIIPRIITGKEWDHIEKGIQQRLKALNLFLKDIYSEQQIVKEGVIPAALIASCPHYLREVHGIKVPHDIYVHISGIDLIRGDDGTFYILEDNLRTPSGVSYMLENREVTKRIFPDMIASNKVRMINNYPVLLHQILLSMAPQQISNPTVVLLTPGIYNSAYYEHTFLARQMGISLVEGRDLVVDNHKVFMKTTSGLEQVHVIYRRIDDEFLDPLMFRQDSVLGVPGIMNAYRKGNVAIANAVGNGVADDKAVYAYVPAMIRYYLNEEPILPNVPTYQLSDDEQREYVFNNIGKMVIKRTNQSGGYGMIMGHSIEEEEWQKAKTVIEADTRSFIAQPIIQLSTVPCFIDGKFRPRHVDLRPYALCGPGGVKIVPGGLTRVALREGSLVVNSSQGGGSKDTWIID